One region of Alosa sapidissima isolate fAloSap1 chromosome 1, fAloSap1.pri, whole genome shotgun sequence genomic DNA includes:
- the pou4f2 gene encoding POU domain, class 4, transcription factor 2, protein MMMSLNSKQAFAMPHTSLPEHKYSLHSSSTTLTSNAPSSCSSSRHSSTISSSGSSEAMRRACLPTPPSNIFGGLDESLLARAEALAAVDIVSQTKSHHHPPHHSPFKPDATYHTMNTLPCTSSSSSVPISHPSALSGHHHHHHHHHHHQPHQALEGDLLDHITPGLALAGAMAGPDGSVVSTPAHPAHMAGMNHMHQAAINMAHAHGLPTHMGCMSDVDADPRDLEAFAERFKQRRIKLGVTQADVGSALANLKIPGVGSLSQSTICRFESLTLSHNNMIALKPILQAWLEEAEKSHREKLNKPELFNGAEKKRKRTSIAAPEKRSLEAYFAIQPRPSSEKIAAIAEKLDLKKNVVRVWFCNQRQKQKRMKYSACV, encoded by the exons ATGATGATGTCTCTGAACAGCAAGCAGGCTTTTGCCATGCCCCACACCAGTTTACCAGAACACAAGTACAGTTTGCATTCTTCATCCACCACTCTGACTTCGAATGCACCGTCTTCCTGCTCGTCCTCCCGCCACAGTAGTACCATCAGCTCCAGCGGCAGCTCGGAGGCAATGCGCCGAGCATGTCTCCCGACCCCACCG AGCAATATATTCGGCGGTTTGGATGAGAGCTTGTTGGCCCGCGCGGAAGCTCTGGCGGCGGTGGATATAGTCTCGCAGACCAAGAGCCACCATCACCCTCCTCACCACAGTCCCTTCAAGCCGGACGCAACCTACCACACCATGAATACTCTTCCCTGCACCTCGTCTTCTTCCTCCGTGCCTATCTCGCACCCGTCAGCCCTGTCcggtcaccaccaccaccatcatcatcaccaccaccaccagccgcACCAAGCTCTAGAAGGGGATCTGCTTGACCACATCACTCCAGGACTGGCACTAGCAGGAGCCATGGCAGGGCCGGATGGCTCGGTTGTCTCCACGCCTGCGCACCCAGCCCACATGGCCGGGATGAACCATATGCACCAGGCGGCTATCAACATGGCTCACGCCCACGGTCTGCCGACCCACATGGGCTGTATGAGCGACGTGGATGCTGATCCAAGGGACTTAGAAGCGTTTGCTGAGAGGTTTAAGCAACGGCGGATCAAACTCGGCGTGACCCAAGCGGATGTTGGATCAGCACTGGCCAACCTGAAGATTCCTGGAGTGGGTTCCCTCAGCCAGAGCACAATCTGCAGATTCGAATCTCTGACATTGTCGCACAACAATATGATCGCACTAAAGCCAATTCTCCAAGCCTGGCTTGAGGAAGCAGAGAAATCTCACCGAGAGAAACTGAATAAACCGGAGCTGTTCAACGGAGCGGAGAAGAAGCGAAAGCGCACGTCGATAGCAGCCCCAGAGAAGCGCTCCCTTGAAGCTTATTTTGCCATTCAGCCCCGTCCTTCTTCTGAGAAAATAGCGGCAATAGCTGAGAAACTGGACCTCAAAAAGAACGTTGTGCGTGTCTGGTTCTGCAATCAGCGACAGAAACAAAAACGAATGAAGTACTCTGCATGCGTCTAG